One stretch of Aquimarina sp. Aq107 DNA includes these proteins:
- a CDS encoding MATE family efflux transporter, producing the protein MSSVISFKNINRLAIPAIIAGIAEPVLSATDTAIVGNIPVNGTESLAAVGIVGSFLSMLIWVLAQTRAAISAIISQYLGAGKLDEVKTLPAQAILFNIGLSITILLATVPFIKEIFILLKAEGLVLDYCISYYSIRVWGFPLSLFVFAIFGIFRGLQNTYWPMIIAIIGVVANIILDFVLVYGIPGFLEPMYLEGAAWASLFSQILMAVLSLILLLKKTEVSLRLEKLWHPEMKRFLVMSGNLFIRSLALNTTLLLAVREATSLGTNYIAAHSIAIQLWLFFAFFIDGYGGAGNILGGRLLGAKDYKNLVAMSKKVNIYGIIVACVLGGISLLIPERLGLIFTKDPEVLNVFTGFFYLVVIALPINALAFVGDGIFKGLGETGFLRNVLVGSTFFGFIPMLLIARYFDWKLYGIWIAISVWMLIRGLALVIKFKNKYYPLANV; encoded by the coding sequence GTGAGTAGTGTTATAAGTTTTAAAAATATAAACCGATTAGCAATTCCTGCAATCATCGCTGGAATTGCAGAACCTGTTTTATCAGCTACAGATACTGCAATTGTTGGCAATATTCCCGTAAATGGAACAGAATCCCTTGCTGCCGTAGGAATTGTTGGTTCATTTCTTTCTATGTTAATATGGGTTTTAGCACAAACTCGAGCAGCAATTTCTGCTATTATTTCACAATATTTAGGAGCGGGAAAATTGGATGAGGTAAAGACACTACCAGCACAAGCAATTCTTTTTAATATAGGATTGAGTATTACCATTCTTTTAGCGACCGTTCCTTTTATTAAAGAAATTTTTATTCTTCTAAAAGCAGAAGGCTTGGTATTGGATTATTGTATTTCTTATTATAGTATCAGAGTATGGGGCTTTCCGTTATCTCTTTTTGTATTTGCAATTTTTGGAATTTTTAGAGGATTACAAAACACATATTGGCCGATGATTATTGCCATTATAGGAGTTGTAGCAAATATTATATTAGATTTTGTTTTGGTTTATGGGATTCCAGGTTTTTTAGAACCAATGTATCTAGAAGGAGCAGCTTGGGCAAGCTTGTTTTCGCAAATTTTAATGGCTGTTTTATCACTAATATTATTGCTTAAAAAAACGGAGGTATCATTGCGATTAGAAAAACTTTGGCATCCAGAGATGAAACGTTTTTTGGTGATGAGTGGAAATCTATTCATTCGTTCTCTCGCATTAAATACGACATTACTTTTAGCAGTTAGAGAAGCGACAAGCTTAGGAACAAACTATATCGCGGCTCATAGTATTGCAATACAATTATGGTTGTTCTTTGCATTTTTTATTGATGGATATGGAGGTGCTGGTAATATTTTAGGAGGAAGATTACTAGGAGCAAAAGATTATAAAAACCTCGTTGCGATGTCTAAAAAAGTGAATATATACGGGATTATAGTAGCTTGTGTCTTAGGAGGAATTTCCTTATTAATTCCTGAACGACTAGGTTTGATCTTTACTAAAGATCCAGAGGTACTAAATGTATTTACGGGTTTCTTTTATTTAGTTGTAATTGCCTTGCCAATTAATGCATTAGCATTTGTAGGTGATGGTATATTTAAAGGACTTGGAGAAACTGGTTTTTTACGAAATGTATTAGTAGGATCTACTTTTTTTGGATTTATACCAATGTTGCTGATTGCTAGATATTTTGATTGGAAACTTTATGGGATATGGATTGCAATTTCAGTTTGGATGTTAATTAGAGGGTTAGCTTTAGTTATTAAGTTTAAGAATAAGTATTATCCATTAGCAAATGTTTAA
- a CDS encoding 6-carboxytetrahydropterin synthase → MSKIRITKKFTFEAGHALYGYDGKCKNLHGHSYKLSVTVIGEPITDTSHVKLGMVMDFGDLKRIVKKDIEDVFDHATIFNKNTPHLELAQELEKRGHHVILVDYQPSTENMIIDFAAKIKAKLPETIKLHSLKLQETETSYAEWYASDNDE, encoded by the coding sequence ATGAGTAAGATTAGAATTACCAAGAAGTTTACTTTTGAAGCAGGGCATGCGTTGTATGGATATGATGGTAAATGCAAAAACCTACATGGACATAGCTACAAGTTAAGTGTAACTGTAATAGGAGAACCGATTACAGATACATCTCATGTGAAGTTAGGAATGGTTATGGATTTTGGAGATCTAAAGAGAATAGTAAAGAAGGATATAGAAGATGTATTTGATCATGCTACTATTTTTAATAAAAACACCCCGCACTTAGAATTAGCCCAAGAGTTAGAAAAAAGAGGGCATCATGTTATTTTGGTGGATTATCAGCCATCTACTGAAAATATGATTATCGATTTCGCTGCTAAAATAAAAGCTAAACTTCCTGAAACGATAAAATTACACTCCTTAAAGCTCCAAGAAACCGAAACTTCTTATGCAGAGTGGTATGCATCAGATAATGATGAATAG
- a CDS encoding GNAT family N-acetyltransferase, with the protein MIRKALPSDLDSIHKLTQSCARAMIAKEIYQWNEHYPTRARFEKDIELQELYLLEEENLIKGIIVITELMDDEYIPIEWVTENKNNIYIHRLAVHPDYWGKGYAQKLMSWAEAYAKNNNYVSVRLDTFSENKRNQKFYETRGYKKLGNIFFPKQSEHPFYCYELVL; encoded by the coding sequence ATGATCCGTAAAGCTTTACCTTCCGATTTAGACAGTATTCATAAACTAACTCAATCTTGTGCTAGGGCCATGATAGCAAAAGAAATTTATCAATGGAATGAACACTACCCTACTCGAGCACGTTTTGAAAAAGATATTGAATTACAAGAGTTATATCTTTTAGAAGAAGAAAATCTGATCAAAGGAATTATTGTAATTACTGAATTGATGGATGACGAATATATACCGATCGAATGGGTTACCGAGAATAAGAATAATATTTATATACATAGATTAGCTGTGCATCCTGATTATTGGGGAAAAGGATATGCTCAGAAACTAATGAGTTGGGCAGAAGCTTATGCAAAAAATAATAACTACGTATCAGTTCGTCTAGATACATTTAGTGAGAATAAAAGAAATCAAAAGTTTTATGAAACAAGAGGGTATAAGAAATTAGGAAATATTTTCTTCCCCAAACAAAGTGAACACCCTTTTTATTGTTATGAACTTGTATTGTGA
- a CDS encoding universal stress protein: MKNILVPLGLSENSVSIARLQYAIDFAKELGGTIYAVQVFKELPRSGSLPSVNETLKNISVTTIEEKLAQVEKKGVSVVALPLEGDLLEAIPEFNLKHSIDLIVLGSESHDIKNSYFLGETSGSLVKKTEIPVLIIPENYVFKPINRTLMAIKSGVIKKQKTLNPIKEILSAFDSDIKLLQVKTKEFLPEDAEFQKDLAEIITSYKSSENATLFQGVLEHLNENNPDLLCVFRRSRGFFAKLWEENTILKKDFESRIPLLILKGALRD; the protein is encoded by the coding sequence ATGAAAAATATTCTTGTTCCTTTAGGACTATCAGAAAACTCTGTTAGTATCGCACGACTTCAGTATGCAATTGATTTTGCAAAAGAACTAGGAGGAACCATTTATGCCGTACAAGTTTTTAAGGAACTACCTAGATCTGGGAGTCTCCCTTCGGTAAATGAAACACTAAAAAATATTTCAGTTACCACAATTGAAGAAAAACTTGCTCAAGTAGAAAAAAAAGGTGTGTCAGTTGTTGCTCTTCCTCTAGAAGGTGATTTATTAGAAGCTATTCCAGAATTTAATCTAAAACACTCTATTGATTTAATTGTTTTAGGTTCGGAAAGCCACGATATCAAAAATTCTTATTTCCTTGGAGAAACCTCGGGAAGTTTAGTAAAGAAAACGGAGATACCTGTATTAATTATTCCTGAAAATTATGTTTTTAAGCCAATTAATAGAACATTAATGGCTATAAAATCGGGAGTCATTAAAAAGCAAAAAACGTTGAATCCCATAAAAGAAATTCTAAGTGCTTTTGATTCAGATATAAAATTACTTCAGGTTAAAACAAAAGAATTTTTGCCCGAGGATGCAGAATTTCAGAAAGATTTAGCGGAAATTATAACATCTTATAAATCTTCAGAAAACGCAACCTTGTTTCAGGGAGTTTTAGAGCATCTTAATGAGAATAATCCAGATTTGCTATGTGTATTTAGGCGTAGTAGAGGTTTTTTTGCCAAACTATGGGAGGAGAATACCATTTTGAAAAAAGATTTCGAAAGTAGGATTCCTCTATTAATCCTTAAGGGTGCATTACGTGATTAA
- a CDS encoding T9SS type A sorting domain-containing protein translates to MRLYLLKLIFFLLLFQITNAQEWKWENVNLQGMGFVTGIIAHPIYKNVVYARTDVGGVFRWKNSTSEWVPLMDAKNIGYSVESISLDRQNKNILYAKMGNKEVGQLYKSTDSGNSWSPIPLNLYVEGNGEWRHAGERLSALGDLLYYASRRDGLWRSTNQGDSWTQISKDKVPFGEEGGQVFSLIHPTNNNIVYVGVQGFGIYKTNNSGADWSLLPGGPVTNLKPIHGTLSNDGVLYVTYADGSAANRNGKVYKFTGQGNLIDITPSNKENQGFAGISVNPNDKNEVFTFQWNFGDNKGIHRSTDGGNSWDSLSFASGNIEEPGYYPTWSAYTNAGQILIDPTNPNRAWMTTGFAVYKTDNRKASTPEWKVENQNLEEFVCISIVSPPRQPKEVVLGVADMAGMSLTKFNEVPNNKFYPNEFGIISDISFCEADPKHIAYVGSSQYGSVTPYTGISNDGGNTWGNFQSLPTNMQNGNIAFSSSNPNIMVWVPMSQSNLGLPSDQWQVDAHYTVDGGRTWKRSNGLPQRIESLRQYWFGSKSLIADPTSGSTFYLYDRKNIYKSSDNGANWNVVGNVPVDWHQVVLKAKPGTSELYFVNKDGGLLYKSLDQGKSWNPIPNVTDCINFAFGKNKVNDNSEVLYIVASIDGKKDVYKSENNDENWENTNAYKTLPIDKVFTMDASKDQYGKVYFGTGGRGAFVGVLSESTEIEQTTFSNNGKNWVIKDLSFIEAENFDNGGEGISYSDNDIENIGNRYRETSVDIEDNNNGFHIGWINNSEWLEYSVDVEQEGSYDIIVDLASNQDNAGGLKIKLDNQDLGDIDAVNTGGWKNFESIKLESIKLVKGKNKILRFEMIGGYFNIDKISFSYIKSTSKEIVITALGRSGTEKFEIYSGGVQISAENRVTQDFEEYIFNFDPKEKLQIHFVNDGIASSGINNDLRIDHIRVDGKTYEAENQSINTGGWNHTTEQCGGAQLEWLNCVGYIEFNLEESNRNSIVKNLDFEFKVYPNPVSDILHLSIEKNDQELQDISKIDIINLEGRVLYQKQNLKEVETDIQFNTSNLKNGVYFIRISYDKGKSKVLRFLVNDKAN, encoded by the coding sequence ATGAGGCTTTATTTATTAAAATTAATATTCTTTTTATTATTATTTCAAATAACAAATGCTCAAGAGTGGAAATGGGAAAATGTTAATTTACAGGGCATGGGCTTTGTAACAGGTATTATAGCACACCCTATATACAAGAATGTTGTGTATGCTAGGACGGATGTTGGTGGGGTTTTTAGATGGAAAAATTCTACATCTGAGTGGGTTCCATTAATGGATGCTAAAAATATAGGTTACAGTGTAGAAAGTATATCTTTAGATAGGCAAAACAAAAACATACTCTATGCTAAAATGGGTAATAAAGAAGTCGGACAATTATATAAGTCTACTGATTCAGGAAATAGTTGGTCACCTATTCCTTTAAATTTATATGTTGAAGGTAATGGCGAATGGAGGCATGCAGGGGAAAGATTGAGTGCTCTTGGGGATTTATTATATTACGCATCTAGAAGGGATGGTTTATGGAGATCTACAAATCAAGGAGATAGTTGGACTCAAATCTCTAAAGATAAGGTTCCTTTTGGGGAAGAAGGAGGGCAAGTATTTTCGTTGATTCATCCTACAAATAATAATATTGTTTATGTTGGAGTACAAGGATTTGGGATTTATAAAACCAATAACTCAGGTGCTGATTGGTCATTATTACCAGGGGGTCCAGTTACAAACCTCAAGCCTATTCATGGGACTTTGTCTAATGATGGAGTTTTATACGTTACCTATGCAGATGGTTCTGCCGCTAATAGAAATGGTAAAGTCTATAAATTCACTGGGCAAGGTAATTTGATTGATATTACACCTTCCAACAAAGAAAACCAAGGGTTTGCTGGAATATCTGTAAATCCCAATGACAAGAATGAAGTTTTTACATTTCAGTGGAATTTTGGGGATAATAAAGGAATACATAGAAGTACAGACGGAGGTAACTCATGGGATTCGTTAAGTTTTGCTTCAGGAAATATAGAAGAACCAGGTTATTATCCTACTTGGTCAGCTTATACTAACGCCGGTCAAATCTTAATAGATCCAACAAATCCTAATCGTGCTTGGATGACTACTGGCTTTGCGGTTTATAAAACAGATAATAGAAAGGCCTCTACTCCTGAATGGAAGGTTGAAAATCAAAATTTAGAAGAATTTGTATGTATTTCAATTGTATCACCACCTCGACAACCTAAAGAAGTTGTATTAGGAGTCGCAGACATGGCGGGTATGTCGTTGACAAAATTTAATGAGGTTCCAAATAATAAATTTTACCCTAATGAATTCGGGATCATATCAGATATTTCTTTTTGTGAGGCGGACCCTAAACATATCGCATATGTTGGAAGTTCTCAATATGGTTCTGTTACTCCTTATACGGGCATATCGAATGATGGCGGAAATACTTGGGGAAATTTCCAATCCCTACCGACAAATATGCAGAATGGTAATATAGCATTCTCTTCAAGTAATCCAAATATAATGGTATGGGTTCCTATGAGCCAATCGAATTTAGGTTTACCTTCTGATCAATGGCAAGTAGACGCTCATTACACTGTTGATGGGGGAAGAACTTGGAAAAGAAGCAATGGTTTACCTCAAAGAATAGAGTCATTGAGACAATATTGGTTTGGTAGCAAATCTCTTATTGCAGACCCTACTAGTGGTAGCACATTTTATTTGTATGATAGAAAGAATATCTATAAAAGTTCTGATAATGGGGCTAACTGGAATGTTGTTGGAAATGTACCTGTTGATTGGCATCAAGTTGTTTTAAAAGCTAAACCAGGAACTAGCGAATTATATTTTGTAAATAAAGATGGGGGACTTTTATATAAGTCATTGGATCAGGGGAAATCTTGGAACCCAATCCCTAATGTAACGGATTGTATAAATTTTGCTTTTGGAAAGAATAAAGTTAATGATAATTCTGAAGTGTTGTATATAGTAGCTTCAATAGATGGTAAAAAAGATGTTTATAAATCTGAAAATAATGATGAAAATTGGGAAAATACTAACGCTTATAAAACATTACCTATTGATAAAGTATTTACTATGGACGCTAGTAAAGATCAATATGGCAAAGTATACTTTGGAACAGGAGGGAGAGGAGCTTTTGTTGGAGTTCTTTCGGAATCAACAGAAATAGAGCAAACTACATTTAGCAATAATGGAAAAAATTGGGTTATCAAGGATTTATCTTTTATTGAAGCTGAAAATTTTGATAATGGTGGAGAAGGGATTTCTTACTCAGATAATGATATTGAAAACATAGGGAATCGGTATAGAGAAACAAGTGTAGATATTGAAGATAATAATAATGGATTTCATATAGGTTGGATTAATAATTCCGAATGGCTAGAATATTCTGTAGATGTAGAACAAGAGGGCAGTTACGATATTATTGTTGATTTGGCATCTAATCAGGATAACGCAGGTGGTTTAAAAATAAAATTAGATAATCAAGATTTAGGTGATATTGATGCTGTTAATACAGGCGGATGGAAAAACTTTGAAAGTATTAAGCTTGAAAGTATTAAGCTTGTTAAGGGTAAGAATAAAATTTTAAGATTTGAAATGATAGGTGGATATTTTAATATAGACAAGATTTCATTTTCCTATATTAAATCAACATCTAAAGAAATTGTGATTACTGCTCTAGGGAGATCTGGAACTGAAAAATTTGAAATTTATTCAGGCGGAGTTCAAATTAGTGCAGAAAATAGAGTTACTCAAGACTTTGAAGAATACATTTTTAATTTTGACCCAAAGGAAAAGTTACAAATTCATTTTGTTAACGACGGTATTGCTTCAAGTGGTATCAATAACGATTTAAGAATAGATCATATAAGAGTTGATGGTAAAACGTATGAAGCTGAAAATCAATCAATAAATACGGGGGGATGGAATCATACTACAGAACAATGTGGTGGAGCCCAATTAGAATGGTTAAACTGTGTTGGTTACATTGAATTTAATCTCGAAGAGTCAAATAGAAACTCTATAGTTAAAAACTTAGATTTTGAATTTAAAGTGTATCCGAATCCTGTGAGCGATATACTACATCTTTCTATCGAAAAAAATGATCAAGAATTACAAGATATAAGTAAGATAGATATAATCAATCTTGAAGGCAGAGTTTTATATCAAAAACAAAACCTAAAAGAGGTAGAAACTGATATACAATTTAATACTTCAAACCTTAAGAATGGGGTTTATTTTATCCGTATTTCATATGATAAAGGGAAATCTAAAGTTCTTAGATTTTTGGTCAATGATAAAGCTAATTAA
- a CDS encoding right-handed parallel beta-helix repeat-containing protein, translated as MKRKLLFYFGFFLLFFSTHLTAQIVVKNGDNLENVIKNARGGQTIIIESGTYDGLRLDQLKFSRSEPLIVKAKEGNNVIVDAKRNDNRALYLTNSSYLVFEGIKFKGSKFEGILIEESDHIIITNCEIYDSGQAGIKVALRSKYVDILDTKIHDTGTNGAGNRRYGEGIYVGRGGGHNSSNWPDNTEYVWIEDCEIYKCGAGEAIDIKGETFNNTIKDNYIHDITLRDADFPQANEGAISLGHFAKFNGNIHKENTRRNNWVEGNTVVKTRDGANARISGIYSAGLGNAIKNNTVRDVRTTRGGNSNPGYGILLNDFGNAKMHVYRYGNTISDVDEEYRVSGNILRNEDPGNNPHSKQTWYNAGDSTDGEDDIISVTAPSQVNQGQQITLNVEYSSSGDRDLVVDFQRDNGDYMVFDQVRTQVSSGAGALDIILNIPFDVPVVNDDYQIQTYITSRGGSWGDRFDNINRKDVDVIGSNLEDKVISVTAPDQVIQGEQTNVSVNYEASDNRDIIVIFQLDHDNFLGFAQNRVQVSAGSGTIDIPITIPSDVEVSNDSYQFQTILTPRDGSWNNRLDNVDKIDIDVVSQLEDKIVWVNNPESLKVGDDLNVTVNYSASIDRDIIVIFQLDHGDFRAYTEKRVQVSAGSATIEVPLTIPLDVPVANDAYQFQTILATRDGHWEERKDNLTKVDIDIFPSSRISENVDTFPETEFKILKNPISDNVLQLSGPKRYSIKIYDISGKEVFKSNKLENNVTLDLRLNKGFYLVNMINTEKNSIVSKKILVQ; from the coding sequence ATGAAACGTAAACTTTTATTCTATTTTGGTTTTTTTCTTCTATTTTTTTCTACGCATTTAACTGCTCAAATAGTTGTTAAAAATGGAGATAATCTAGAAAATGTAATTAAAAATGCAAGAGGAGGGCAAACTATTATAATCGAATCTGGAACATATGATGGTCTACGGTTAGATCAACTTAAATTTAGTCGTTCTGAGCCCCTTATAGTTAAGGCAAAAGAAGGAAACAACGTAATTGTCGATGCTAAAAGAAATGATAATAGGGCTCTATATTTAACCAATAGCAGTTATTTGGTCTTTGAAGGGATAAAATTTAAGGGTTCAAAGTTTGAGGGGATTCTGATAGAAGAAAGTGATCACATTATTATAACTAATTGTGAGATTTATGATTCTGGTCAGGCTGGTATAAAGGTTGCTTTGCGGTCTAAGTACGTAGATATTTTAGATACAAAAATACATGATACAGGAACTAATGGTGCGGGGAATAGAAGATATGGAGAAGGGATCTATGTTGGTCGTGGTGGTGGTCATAATAGTTCGAATTGGCCAGATAATACTGAATATGTTTGGATAGAGGACTGTGAAATATACAAGTGTGGTGCTGGAGAAGCTATTGATATTAAAGGTGAGACGTTTAATAATACTATAAAAGATAATTATATACATGATATTACGCTTCGTGACGCGGATTTCCCTCAGGCTAATGAAGGAGCTATTTCATTAGGGCATTTTGCTAAATTTAATGGAAATATTCATAAGGAAAATACTCGTCGTAATAATTGGGTAGAAGGAAACACTGTTGTAAAAACTAGAGATGGCGCAAATGCGAGAATATCGGGTATTTATAGTGCGGGATTAGGAAATGCTATCAAGAATAATACGGTAAGAGATGTACGAACAACCAGAGGAGGAAATTCAAATCCAGGCTATGGTATACTGCTTAATGATTTTGGGAATGCTAAAATGCATGTATATAGATATGGTAATACTATTAGCGATGTAGATGAAGAATATCGAGTTTCTGGTAATATATTACGTAATGAAGATCCAGGAAACAATCCACATTCAAAACAGACTTGGTATAATGCAGGAGATTCTACAGATGGTGAAGATGATATTATTTCGGTAACAGCTCCTAGTCAGGTAAATCAAGGTCAACAAATAACTCTTAATGTAGAATATAGTTCGTCAGGAGATAGAGATCTTGTAGTTGATTTTCAGAGAGACAATGGAGATTATATGGTTTTTGATCAGGTAAGGACTCAAGTATCTTCAGGAGCTGGGGCTTTAGATATTATTTTAAATATTCCGTTTGACGTTCCAGTTGTTAATGATGATTATCAAATTCAGACCTATATAACCTCTAGAGGAGGTAGTTGGGGTGATAGGTTTGATAACATTAACAGGAAAGATGTTGATGTTATAGGTTCAAATCTAGAAGATAAAGTGATATCGGTAACTGCTCCTGATCAGGTGATTCAGGGTGAACAGACAAATGTAAGTGTAAATTATGAAGCTTCTGATAATAGGGATATTATAGTTATATTTCAATTAGATCATGATAATTTTCTAGGTTTTGCTCAGAATAGGGTTCAGGTTTCAGCTGGTTCAGGAACTATTGATATTCCAATAACTATTCCTTCTGATGTAGAGGTTTCTAATGATTCTTATCAATTTCAGACAATTTTAACCCCGCGAGATGGAAGTTGGAATAATCGATTGGATAATGTGGATAAAATAGATATCGATGTTGTCTCTCAATTAGAAGATAAAATCGTTTGGGTAAATAATCCAGAATCACTTAAAGTTGGTGATGATTTGAATGTTACAGTGAATTATTCTGCGAGTATTGACAGAGATATTATTGTTATATTTCAATTGGATCACGGTGATTTCAGGGCTTATACAGAAAAGAGGGTCCAAGTTTCTGCAGGATCGGCCACTATAGAGGTTCCATTGACTATTCCGTTAGATGTTCCTGTTGCAAACGATGCATATCAATTCCAAACTATTTTGGCTACTCGTGATGGTCATTGGGAGGAGCGAAAAGATAATTTAACAAAAGTAGATATAGATATTTTTCCATCTTCGAGGATATCGGAAAATGTAGATACTTTTCCTGAGACAGAGTTTAAAATATTGAAAAACCCTATTAGTGATAATGTGTTACAACTTTCAGGTCCTAAGAGATATAGTATCAAGATATATGACATTTCTGGTAAAGAAGTCTTTAAATCCAATAAACTAGAAAATAACGTTACACTAGATTTAAGATTAAATAAAGGCTTTTATCTAGTTAACATGATAAATACAGAAAAGAACAGTATTGTTTCTAAGAAGATATTAGTACAATAG
- a CDS encoding enoyl-CoA hydratase/isomerase family protein has product MTTTRTNGSLYTHSDNHIATIEFGHPSSNSFPSELLERLTKAINILSDDTSIYVIVLKSEGEKAFCAGASFDELVSITNLEDGKKFFSGFANVINAMRRCKKPIIGRIQGKTVGGGVGLASACDFCMATEAASIKLSELAIGIGPFVIEPAVSRKIGLAAFEALAWDASQWKNAYWAKDQGLFTRVFETITELDKEVQLFAEKLASYNPQATEKMKEVNWKGTSHWDELLIERAAVSGELVLSEFTKEALKKFKK; this is encoded by the coding sequence ATGACAACTACAAGAACTAACGGAAGTTTATATACGCATTCGGATAATCATATTGCAACCATAGAGTTTGGACATCCGTCCAGTAACTCCTTTCCATCGGAATTATTAGAAAGATTAACAAAGGCGATTAATATTTTATCTGATGACACATCCATATATGTTATTGTTTTAAAATCAGAAGGAGAAAAAGCTTTTTGCGCGGGAGCTTCTTTTGATGAATTGGTGTCAATTACAAATTTAGAGGATGGAAAAAAATTCTTTTCGGGATTTGCTAATGTAATTAATGCTATGAGAAGATGTAAAAAACCAATCATTGGCAGAATACAAGGAAAAACTGTTGGAGGAGGAGTTGGATTAGCATCTGCTTGCGATTTTTGTATGGCTACAGAAGCAGCTTCTATTAAGTTAAGTGAATTAGCAATTGGGATAGGGCCTTTTGTAATAGAACCAGCTGTATCAAGAAAAATAGGATTAGCAGCTTTCGAAGCTTTAGCTTGGGATGCTTCTCAATGGAAAAATGCTTATTGGGCAAAAGATCAAGGGCTATTTACTAGAGTTTTTGAAACGATAACAGAATTGGATAAAGAAGTACAATTGTTTGCCGAAAAATTAGCTAGTTATAATCCACAAGCCACTGAAAAAATGAAAGAGGTAAATTGGAAAGGAACAAGTCATTGGGATGAGTTATTAATTGAAAGAGCTGCTGTTTCTGGAGAACTGGTGCTTTCTGAGTTTACAAAAGAAGCACTAAAAAAATTCAAAAAATAA
- a CDS encoding UDP-2,3-diacylglucosamine diphosphatase has protein sequence MKKISLAEGKKIYFASDNHLGAPTQEKSFPREQKFVKWLDEVKEDAGAIFLLGDLFDFWFEYKTVIPKGFTRTLGKLAEITDAGIPVYYFVGNHDLWMNGYFEEELNIPVFHKPQEFAFNDTTFLIGHGDGLGPGDKGYKRMKKVFTNPVAKWFFRWLHPDLGVKLAQYLSVKNKLISGDEDVTFLGEENEWLVQYCKRKLEIKHTDHFVFGHRHLPMEINLNDKSKYTNLGDWIIHYTYAVFDGAEMKMMKYTENE, from the coding sequence ATGAAAAAGATAAGTTTAGCGGAAGGTAAAAAAATATACTTTGCATCTGATAATCATTTAGGAGCGCCGACTCAAGAAAAAAGTTTTCCTAGAGAACAAAAATTTGTAAAATGGTTAGATGAGGTTAAAGAAGACGCAGGGGCTATATTTTTATTAGGAGATCTTTTTGATTTTTGGTTCGAATATAAAACAGTAATTCCAAAAGGTTTTACAAGAACTTTAGGGAAACTTGCAGAAATTACTGATGCCGGAATCCCGGTTTATTATTTTGTTGGAAACCATGACCTTTGGATGAATGGATATTTTGAAGAGGAATTGAATATTCCGGTATTTCATAAGCCTCAAGAATTTGCTTTTAATGATACCACATTTCTTATTGGCCACGGTGATGGATTAGGTCCGGGTGATAAGGGATATAAAAGAATGAAAAAAGTGTTTACAAACCCTGTTGCAAAATGGTTTTTTCGTTGGTTGCATCCGGATTTAGGAGTAAAGTTAGCGCAATATCTTTCAGTAAAAAACAAATTGATTTCTGGAGATGAGGATGTCACTTTTCTTGGAGAAGAGAATGAGTGGTTAGTACAATACTGTAAACGAAAATTAGAGATAAAACATACAGATCATTTTGTTTTTGGTCATAGACACCTTCCAATGGAAATAAACCTAAATGATAAATCTAAGTATACAAACTTAGGAGATTGGATTATACATTATACGTATGCAGTTTTTGATGGTGCCGAAATGAAGATGATGAAGTATACAGAAAATGAATAA